In Opitutaceae bacterium TAV5, one genomic interval encodes:
- a CDS encoding beta-glucosidase, whose amino-acid sequence MKHPFFHLPLFLIPLAAVSSTLTLISPEDHLIGPSGTERQISINILNTDGPAQGGELRGLLRPYEDNGTLSPDIVATFTAPVAPASAANGTQTAGVLTVSLPTPGLYQLDIRHHDHTGRQIGGYLTTLASIPERNGPNPDDWGVCTHFAHGKGTLPRSLELVQLAGFSRIRDEVYWQHVEQTPGKFEFPPYADAWIHTARELGLSPLVILAYGNARAWPDEFAGNNGFPANDKARALFVRYVREMVTRYQGVVKHWEVWNEPHSWGKASPEIYTPLLKEVYPAIKAIDPTATVISCGGGGAGGGPGGDYISGVLKHGGLDYQDAFSVHPYMSPYDPETGYGAQGAPIPRVNVPAVWSHLRQFSERNPRSDQKRLEVWTTEIGWPSHLTRHPPAGEVVQAAFLTRTLLLSRRHPAMKAVFIYDFQDDGNNPLNQEHNFGLITTEYAPKPSLVSIATLAGVLGNRPWVRSLVENAQVHVHQYGQLPDGVIAAWAVGFETQTVTLALPPGTYVRRDWQGRGTPVIVGHTGQLEIEVSPLPVYLTPQP is encoded by the coding sequence ATGAAGCACCCGTTTTTCCATCTCCCCCTCTTTCTGATTCCCCTCGCAGCCGTTTCCTCGACCCTCACGCTGATTTCACCCGAAGATCATCTGATCGGGCCATCGGGAACGGAACGGCAGATCAGTATCAACATACTCAATACAGACGGCCCTGCGCAGGGAGGAGAATTGCGCGGCCTGCTTCGGCCCTATGAGGACAACGGAACACTTTCGCCCGACATCGTCGCCACCTTTACCGCTCCTGTTGCGCCGGCATCCGCGGCCAACGGCACTCAAACCGCAGGCGTCCTGACCGTTTCCCTGCCCACGCCCGGGCTTTATCAACTCGACATCCGCCATCACGATCACACCGGCCGTCAAATCGGTGGATACCTCACCACCCTGGCCTCCATCCCCGAACGCAACGGCCCCAACCCGGACGACTGGGGCGTCTGCACCCATTTTGCGCACGGCAAAGGCACCCTTCCCCGCTCACTGGAACTCGTGCAACTGGCCGGGTTTTCACGTATCCGGGACGAAGTCTATTGGCAGCATGTTGAACAGACCCCCGGGAAATTCGAATTCCCTCCCTACGCCGATGCGTGGATTCACACCGCCCGTGAACTCGGTCTTTCCCCCCTCGTCATCCTCGCCTACGGAAACGCCCGCGCCTGGCCGGATGAATTCGCCGGCAACAACGGTTTCCCGGCCAACGACAAGGCACGCGCCCTTTTTGTCCGCTACGTCCGGGAAATGGTCACTCGTTACCAAGGTGTCGTGAAACATTGGGAGGTTTGGAACGAGCCCCACTCATGGGGGAAAGCTTCGCCCGAGATTTACACTCCCCTGCTCAAGGAAGTCTATCCGGCGATCAAGGCGATCGACCCCACCGCCACCGTGATTTCCTGCGGCGGCGGAGGCGCTGGCGGCGGACCGGGCGGCGACTACATCTCCGGCGTCCTCAAACACGGCGGCCTCGATTACCAGGACGCCTTCAGTGTCCACCCTTACATGTCGCCCTACGATCCGGAAACCGGATACGGAGCCCAGGGCGCGCCGATCCCCCGTGTGAACGTCCCCGCGGTCTGGTCCCACCTTCGCCAATTCAGCGAACGGAATCCCCGCTCGGACCAAAAGCGCCTCGAAGTCTGGACCACCGAGATCGGCTGGCCCTCCCATCTCACGCGGCACCCGCCGGCCGGCGAGGTCGTCCAGGCCGCCTTCCTTACCCGCACCCTGCTCCTCTCCCGCCGGCACCCGGCAATGAAAGCCGTGTTCATCTACGATTTTCAGGACGACGGAAACAATCCACTCAACCAGGAGCACAACTTCGGCCTCATCACCACCGAATATGCCCCCAAGCCCTCCTTGGTGAGCATCGCGACGCTCGCCGGAGTCCTCGGCAACCGCCCGTGGGTCCGCAGCCTTGTCGAAAACGCACAGGTTCACGTCCACCAATACGGCCAGCTTCCCGACGGGGTCATCGCCGCCTGGGCGGTCGGCTTCGAAACGCAAACCGTGACCCTTGCCCTTCCTCCCGGCACCTACGTGCGGCGCGACTGGCAGGGACGGGGCACCCCTGTCATCGTCGGCCACACCGGACAGCTCGAAATCGAAGTCAGCCCGCTCCCCGTTTACCTGACTCCCCAACCCTGA
- a CDS encoding N-terminal cleavage protein: protein MKKYSYSRYTYQTRRMSSQAFTLIELLTVIAIIGILAAIIIPTVSKVRKTAKRAVCASNLRQIAAAHIMYRNDHKGKAPFSPTRDPRFIMKGATPDAFYELLPYVGLQAMYDTPANMLRPPPIFMCPEFRGNEIGQWNRTSASGDLMAGYFLNQYAKRPDTNSADDYTDADTPPRRVIASDINYWWVANQSPGITSLAAPHDNTGFNAATWGGSVRWIKKDSLVGTVQWDWEGLDKH, encoded by the coding sequence ATGAAAAAGTATTCATACTCCAGATACACATATCAGACCCGCAGAATGTCGTCACAGGCATTCACTCTCATCGAGCTGCTCACCGTCATCGCCATCATTGGCATTCTTGCCGCCATCATTATCCCCACCGTCAGCAAGGTCCGCAAGACCGCCAAACGGGCCGTCTGTGCTTCCAACCTCCGGCAGATTGCGGCCGCGCACATCATGTACCGCAACGATCACAAGGGCAAAGCGCCTTTTTCTCCAACCCGGGACCCGCGCTTTATCATGAAAGGAGCCACTCCCGACGCTTTCTACGAACTCCTTCCCTACGTCGGTCTTCAGGCCATGTACGATACTCCGGCCAACATGTTGCGCCCGCCTCCGATATTCATGTGTCCGGAGTTTCGCGGAAACGAAATCGGCCAATGGAACCGGACCTCGGCGTCGGGAGATCTGATGGCCGGCTATTTCCTGAATCAATATGCCAAGCGTCCCGACACCAATTCGGCGGACGACTACACGGACGCCGACACCCCTCCGCGCCGCGTCATTGCGTCGGACATTAATTACTGGTGGGTCGCCAATCAGAGCCCCGGCATCACCAGCTTGGCCGCGCCGCACGACAACACCGGCTTCAACGCCGCCACCTGGGGTGGCAGCGTCCGCTGGATCAAAAAAGATTCTCTGGTTGGAACCGTGCAATGGGACTGGGAAGGACTGGACAAACACTAG
- a CDS encoding alpha-galactosidase: MRMVRTDDFSQLPSFQVRNDTAAVVDVVASVTLETPGGELTTLPPVRRTLAPGATIDLAAGPAGFALPAPTVLFRATVTTGDKTAESFSTIVGRPQPVARDGDFFIGMNAHLHRYSPEEQWRMLQHMRDAGVRTVRLEPGFRTPDESGRFAIDPRIEQSQLAIEAFGMNTLMSLTFFPREYYLSPDKNRMAWAWARHLGEHFKGRVFDYQYGNETNSGWAGHGAAATMSAHNQAMALGTLAADPSARPATFGIAEAQPHYLAELLRNGLSPYIQAVTVHPYSGTAEAGIAKLEANQRVIAAHAAATGQPPQQLWATEIGFHFHEGGPVNPVTRQLTQVNGFTLEQQAGQLARLYLLARSKRIERIYWYNLYGKNDRETFWLLDENFLPRPAWHTLVHLSSWLNDSIPLGGTVSTEPVQKHLFRRADGTLFLAVWALRDGVRAPLSLLPGGHYTAIDANGRPDSANTDALQNPSPELTLGETPLLITGFPEDASRLLTGYDHLAVLANTLDARNWSTALNRWTLNPGDTVSIPWVIFNSGAAPVTARPVVVSRMPGWTIELPEPVAVAAGETVTREIRLTAPRNAVRGVEYRFSFATETEGPRRSLPFETRLWIDGPFPYRALLAESPQQPHYPVRLPFDDDKTENFGCRELLARRAPASMTPDSIDGNLSKWTADEFVTLDQGGLWILRDPQPPVRENWFGRVALRWDATHLYFAFIALDDDLSVVDLTSRDWRDADNVRLFLSAEPDPAKRSRTITARDLLLLMTPTRQFHDEPPALLAAPIGGHVRQDFESQVKIASRVWQGGYLIEAAIPFSAIDVKPAAGLRLGANVLADDADHGFRTNTWMTCLRSADYWNNPQTLGTLTLLP, encoded by the coding sequence ATCCGCATGGTCCGCACCGACGATTTCTCGCAACTGCCCTCGTTCCAGGTTCGCAACGACACCGCCGCCGTCGTGGACGTCGTCGCCTCCGTCACGCTGGAAACCCCCGGCGGCGAGCTCACCACCCTCCCCCCGGTCAGGCGGACGCTCGCGCCCGGCGCGACCATCGATCTGGCCGCCGGTCCGGCCGGCTTCGCCCTCCCCGCGCCCACCGTGCTCTTTCGCGCCACCGTGACCACGGGGGATAAGACCGCGGAGTCGTTCTCCACCATCGTCGGCCGGCCGCAGCCGGTCGCCCGCGACGGCGATTTTTTCATCGGCATGAACGCCCATCTCCATCGCTACTCGCCGGAGGAACAGTGGCGGATGCTGCAACACATGCGCGACGCCGGGGTTCGCACCGTGCGGCTGGAACCCGGCTTTCGCACCCCGGATGAATCCGGCCGCTTTGCCATCGACCCGCGCATCGAACAATCCCAGCTCGCGATCGAGGCCTTTGGTATGAACACCCTGATGAGCCTGACCTTCTTTCCCCGGGAATACTACCTGTCCCCGGACAAGAACCGCATGGCCTGGGCCTGGGCGCGCCACCTCGGGGAGCATTTCAAGGGACGCGTATTCGATTACCAATACGGCAACGAAACCAATTCCGGCTGGGCCGGACACGGCGCGGCAGCGACCATGTCCGCGCACAACCAGGCCATGGCCCTCGGCACCCTTGCCGCCGATCCCTCCGCCCGCCCCGCCACCTTCGGCATCGCCGAGGCGCAACCTCACTATCTCGCCGAACTGCTCCGCAACGGCCTCTCCCCCTATATTCAGGCCGTGACCGTGCATCCCTACAGCGGCACCGCCGAGGCCGGCATCGCCAAGCTGGAGGCCAACCAGCGCGTCATCGCTGCCCATGCCGCCGCCACCGGACAACCCCCTCAGCAACTCTGGGCCACCGAGATCGGTTTCCACTTCCACGAAGGCGGCCCCGTCAATCCCGTCACCCGGCAACTCACCCAAGTCAACGGCTTCACCCTCGAACAACAGGCCGGCCAACTCGCCCGCCTCTACCTGCTCGCCCGCTCCAAGCGTATCGAACGCATCTACTGGTATAACCTCTACGGCAAAAACGACCGGGAAACCTTCTGGCTGCTCGACGAAAACTTCCTCCCCCGCCCCGCCTGGCACACGCTCGTCCACCTTTCGTCCTGGCTCAACGATTCCATCCCGCTCGGAGGCACCGTCAGCACCGAACCTGTTCAAAAACACCTCTTCCGCCGGGCCGACGGCACCCTCTTCCTCGCCGTCTGGGCGCTCCGCGACGGCGTCCGCGCCCCCCTCTCCCTCCTTCCCGGCGGCCACTACACCGCGATCGACGCCAACGGCCGCCCCGACTCCGCCAACACCGACGCACTCCAAAACCCGAGCCCCGAACTCACCCTCGGGGAGACGCCCCTGCTCATCACCGGATTCCCCGAAGACGCCTCCCGCCTTCTCACCGGCTACGACCACCTCGCCGTGCTGGCCAACACGCTCGACGCCCGCAACTGGAGCACCGCGCTGAACCGCTGGACGCTCAACCCCGGCGACACGGTCAGCATCCCCTGGGTGATCTTCAACTCCGGCGCCGCCCCGGTCACCGCCCGGCCCGTCGTCGTCAGCCGGATGCCCGGCTGGACCATCGAGCTGCCCGAACCCGTCGCGGTCGCCGCCGGCGAAACCGTCACGCGCGAAATTCGCCTCACCGCTCCCCGGAACGCCGTGCGAGGCGTCGAATATCGTTTCTCGTTTGCCACCGAAACCGAAGGCCCCCGACGCAGCTTGCCCTTCGAAACCCGCCTGTGGATCGACGGCCCCTTCCCCTATCGGGCGTTGCTCGCGGAATCGCCACAACAACCGCATTATCCGGTCCGCCTCCCCTTCGACGACGACAAGACGGAAAACTTCGGATGCCGCGAACTTCTCGCCCGCCGTGCCCCCGCCTCCATGACGCCCGATTCCATCGACGGCAACCTGTCCAAATGGACCGCCGACGAGTTTGTCACCCTCGATCAGGGGGGCCTGTGGATCCTCCGCGATCCCCAGCCGCCGGTTCGTGAAAACTGGTTTGGCCGCGTCGCCCTCCGCTGGGATGCCACCCACCTGTATTTCGCCTTCATCGCGCTCGACGACGACCTCAGCGTCGTGGACCTGACCAGCCGTGACTGGCGCGACGCCGACAACGTCCGCCTCTTCCTCAGCGCCGAACCCGATCCCGCCAAACGCTCGCGCACCATCACCGCGCGCGACCTCCTCCTGCTGATGACGCCCACGCGACAGTTTCACGACGAACCGCCCGCGCTCCTCGCCGCACCGATCGGCGGCCACGTCAGGCAAGACTTCGAGTCCCAGGTGAAGATTGCCAGTCGCGTATGGCAGGGCGGTTACCTGATCGAGGCCGCCATTCCCTTCTCCGCCATCGACGTCAAACCCGCCGCCGGCCTCCGGCTGGGGGCCAACGTGCTGGCCGACGACGCCGATCACGGCTTCCGCACCAACACCTGGATGACCTGTCTCCGGTCGGCCGACTACTGGAACAATCCGCAGACGCTCGGCACGCTCACCCTGCTGCCCTGA
- a CDS encoding alpha-L-rhamnosidase, producing MNPLYQRSRPSCLDIRWEPGAGLIWMQGETLFFENPRNRTLRFRKTFHLPFDPVSAELRVFADTHYQLFLNGAPCARGPGRSDPTWTYYDHLDVAPRLHRGDNDIALLVLFQGFGTGSRISIMQGLLFHLVIRGADGEHLAIVSDRSWKAAPAEEFLRPTPRLHGPLGCIEVQDTQLIPDGWLRPGYDDSGWAATDYVKSGLTVTPWYHFVPSPLPLRSESDVETLPRARLASAHGPAPAPDALGQPRPVPVPVPGDGAVFPVRLPATAPDTAHVVTLDLARIENGLLRLEIDGPAGAVVDALFADSIAPGDVIPKPEQARILTGRWILRGDRQTLEVAFNWLAFRHVQLWVWSPGPVTVHRAWLRTLYYPLPVGQVEGFRCSDDSLTRLDAICAHTVRLCYQDGIVDSPSREQQQWIGDARRTAIFNHHRWGDAALHRNLIEQIGQGMDWMGSMVPRYPSGNRNVSPIPSYCLDWIGAFEEFYQFTGDDSLLAHWWPNLLLAIRWFSAFERPDDGLLARVPHWIYIDMGRDAAGRGMGSGEVLATLNLQYLSALRAIAGYANRLGDQASHAWFASRAERLASSLREQFWNETEHGYADAMTDGVLTEGVSEVTAAHALLFLESPGSPRAAQIIKRVLARGGSDPATVVRASPFSIHTVLQALRLHGREQDALDLIRQRYRPLLDAGATATWEHWELSEHGRTDASSYPRHASACHAWGAAPMAFFTGVVLGIRPQSPGWKQVEIRPFCGDLEDASGACLTPQGLLEVRWHVRSATFTLHIKAPSGIEGTVLMPDGSRHPLRTGLFTCESAPAKHREPTGKPR from the coding sequence ATGAACCCACTCTACCAGCGCAGCCGTCCCTCCTGCCTCGACATCCGGTGGGAGCCCGGCGCCGGGCTGATCTGGATGCAGGGCGAGACCCTGTTTTTCGAAAACCCCCGCAACCGCACCCTGCGGTTCCGCAAAACCTTTCACCTGCCCTTCGACCCCGTCTCGGCGGAACTGCGCGTTTTCGCCGACACACATTACCAGCTTTTCCTCAACGGAGCCCCCTGCGCACGGGGCCCCGGACGCAGCGATCCGACCTGGACTTATTACGATCACCTCGATGTCGCGCCCCGCCTTCACCGGGGTGACAACGACATCGCCCTGCTTGTCCTCTTCCAGGGTTTCGGCACCGGTTCCCGCATCAGCATCATGCAGGGCCTGCTTTTCCACCTGGTGATCCGCGGCGCCGACGGCGAACACCTCGCCATCGTCAGCGACCGCTCCTGGAAGGCCGCGCCTGCGGAGGAATTCCTCCGCCCCACCCCGCGGCTGCATGGCCCGCTCGGCTGTATCGAGGTCCAGGATACCCAACTCATTCCCGACGGCTGGCTGCGCCCGGGCTACGACGATTCCGGCTGGGCCGCGACGGACTACGTCAAATCCGGCCTCACCGTCACCCCGTGGTATCACTTTGTCCCGAGTCCGCTCCCCCTCCGGAGCGAGTCGGACGTCGAAACCCTCCCGCGCGCCCGCCTCGCCTCGGCCCACGGCCCCGCACCCGCGCCCGACGCACTCGGCCAGCCGCGCCCTGTCCCGGTTCCGGTTCCCGGCGACGGCGCGGTGTTTCCGGTCCGGCTGCCCGCCACCGCACCCGATACCGCGCACGTCGTCACCCTCGACCTTGCCCGCATCGAAAACGGCCTCCTCCGGCTGGAGATCGACGGACCCGCCGGCGCGGTGGTGGACGCCCTGTTCGCCGACTCCATCGCTCCGGGCGACGTCATTCCCAAACCCGAGCAGGCCCGCATCCTCACCGGGCGCTGGATTCTTCGCGGCGACCGGCAGACGCTGGAAGTCGCCTTCAACTGGCTGGCCTTCCGCCACGTGCAACTCTGGGTCTGGTCCCCCGGACCCGTCACCGTTCACCGGGCGTGGCTGCGCACGCTCTACTACCCGCTTCCCGTCGGCCAAGTCGAAGGCTTCCGGTGTAGTGACGACAGCCTTACCCGTCTCGACGCCATCTGCGCGCACACCGTCCGCCTCTGCTACCAGGACGGCATCGTGGACAGCCCCTCCCGCGAACAACAACAGTGGATCGGCGACGCCCGCCGCACCGCGATTTTCAATCACCACCGCTGGGGCGACGCCGCCCTGCACCGCAACCTCATCGAGCAGATCGGCCAGGGCATGGACTGGATGGGTTCGATGGTACCGCGCTATCCCTCGGGCAACCGCAACGTCAGCCCCATCCCCTCCTACTGCCTCGACTGGATCGGAGCCTTCGAGGAGTTTTATCAGTTCACCGGCGACGACAGCCTGCTCGCCCACTGGTGGCCCAATCTCCTGCTCGCCATCCGCTGGTTTTCCGCTTTCGAGCGGCCCGACGACGGCCTGCTCGCCCGCGTGCCGCACTGGATCTACATCGACATGGGGCGCGACGCCGCCGGACGCGGCATGGGCTCCGGCGAAGTGCTGGCCACGCTCAACCTCCAATACCTCTCCGCCCTCCGTGCCATCGCCGGCTACGCGAACCGGCTCGGCGACCAAGCCAGCCACGCATGGTTTGCAAGCCGCGCTGAACGCCTCGCCTCCTCCCTGCGCGAACAGTTCTGGAACGAGACGGAACATGGCTATGCCGACGCCATGACCGATGGCGTCCTGACTGAAGGCGTCTCCGAAGTCACCGCTGCCCATGCCCTGCTCTTCCTGGAATCCCCCGGCAGCCCGCGGGCCGCACAAATCATCAAGCGAGTTTTGGCCCGCGGCGGCAGCGATCCGGCCACGGTGGTTCGGGCCAGTCCGTTTTCCATCCACACCGTTTTGCAGGCGCTGCGCCTGCATGGCCGCGAACAGGACGCCCTCGACCTCATCCGCCAACGCTACCGGCCGCTGCTCGATGCGGGGGCGACCGCCACCTGGGAACACTGGGAACTGTCCGAACACGGACGCACGGACGCATCGTCGTATCCGCGCCACGCCTCCGCCTGCCACGCCTGGGGCGCGGCGCCGATGGCCTTCTTCACCGGAGTGGTCCTCGGCATCCGTCCGCAATCCCCCGGCTGGAAACAGGTGGAGATACGCCCGTTCTGCGGCGATCTGGAAGACGCATCGGGAGCCTGTCTCACTCCGCAAGGATTGCTGGAGGTTCGCTGGCATGTTCGCAGCGCGACCTTCACCCTGCACATCAAAGCCCCGTCCGGCATCGAAGGCACGGTCCTCATGCCCGACGGTTCCCGGCATCCCCTGCGCACCGGTCTGTTTACTTGCGAGAGCGCACCGGCAAAACACCGGGAACCGACAGGCAAGCCCCGCTGA